From the Lathyrus oleraceus cultivar Zhongwan6 chromosome 4, CAAS_Psat_ZW6_1.0, whole genome shotgun sequence genome, one window contains:
- the LOC127075485 gene encoding uncharacterized protein LOC127075485: protein MSANPEDTFWELSVYLNLHEKRRLVKMKQFLTKSLSVCSLPTTLQQIASHQSKGVAKVVLKKGKTQLFKDGNPMVYSGAVDRIIGRPPPKTGDIVLVSDGTEKPIGWGLYNSVSMFCVRLMQLEDEATSDSECALNMEKLLETRIDTAVELRRRLGLPSIHTNAYRLINSEGDRLSGLIVDVFGDVAVVASSAAWVEKYKSEIEACIRKVNYINHINWRPSIDILKEDGVNVSDSKEILSPTCPERTKIMENGIMYTISLKGQKTGFYADQRESRQFISKISDGQKVLDLCCYSGGFSLNAARGGALNVTGVDSSMPALELAKENVVLNSIDPERISFLKEDATEFMKAALLRDESWDIVIIDPPKLAPSKKVLHGASGMYRNLNSLAMQLTKKGGLLMTCSCSGAVTQSGIFLRILQGAASMAKRKITVLRDAGAACDHPIDPSYPEGAYLTNILLRVS, encoded by the exons ATGTCTGCAAACCCTGAAGACACATTTTGGGAATTGAGCGTTTATCTCAATCTACACGAGAAGAGACGATTGGTGAAAATGAAGCAGTTTCTCACCAAATCCCTCTCTGTTTGCTCTCTCCCAACCACCCTTCAACAAATTGCTTCTCATCAATCCAAAG GTGTTGCAAAGGTCGTGCTAAAGAAGGGGAAGACACAGCTCTTTAAGGATGGCAACCCTATGGTATATAGTGGCGCTGTCGATAGAATTATCGGTAGGCCGCCTCCTAAGACCGGCGATATTGTACTGGTATCAGACGGGACTGAGAAACCAATAGGGTGGGGCTTGTACAACTCTGTTTCTATGTTCTGTGTTCGGCTCATGCAGCTTGAGGACGAAGCTACCAG TGATTCAGAATGTGCATTGAACATGGAGAAACTGCTCGAAACAAGAATTGACACTGCTGTTGAATTGCGTAGAAGGTTGGGTCTTCCTTCCATCCATACGAATGCATATCGTCTAATCAATAGTGAGGGTGACAG ATTATCAGGATTGATAGTTGATGTCTTTGGAGATGTAGCTGTAGTAGCGTCATCTGCTGCTTGGGTTGAGAAGTACAAATCAGAGATAGAGGCGTGCATCAGGAAAGTAAACTATATCAATCATATAAACTGGAGGCCATCAATTGATATTTTAAAGGAAGACGGAGTTAATGTGTCGGATTCAAAGGAAATCCTTTCGCCTACTTGTCCTGAAAGAACCAAG ATTATGGAAAATGGAATCATGTACACAATTTCACTGAAAGGACAGAAGACTGGATTCTATGCAGATCAGCGCGAGAGTCGTCAGTTTATATCAAAAATTTCAGATGGTCAAAAGGTTCTTGATCTTTGTTGCTATAGTGGTGGTTTTTCTCTAAATGCAGCGCGTGGAGGTGCTCTAAATGTCACCG GTGTTGACTCATCAATGCCAGCTCTGGAACTTGCTAAAGAAAATGTTGTACTTAACAGCATTGATCCTGAAAGAATATCCTTTTTGAAAGAAGATGCAACTGAATTCATGAAGGCTGCTCTTCTGAGAGATGAATCTTGGGATATTGTCATCATTGATCCTCCTAAATTGGCACCTTCGAAAAAG GTTCTACATGGTGCATCTGGTATGTACAGAAATTTGAATTCATTGGCCATGCAACTTACAAAAAAAGGTGGTCTTCTGATGACGTGCTCTTGTTCTGGAGCTGTGACCCAAAGCGGCATATTCCTGCGTATTCTACAG GGTGCAGCATCTATGGCAAAGAGAAAAATAACTGTTCTAAGAGATGCTGGAGCTGCTTGTGATCATCCTATTGATCCATCATACCCAGAAGGTGCATACCTTACCAACATTCTGTTGAGAGTTTCATGA